One Triticum dicoccoides isolate Atlit2015 ecotype Zavitan chromosome 3B, WEW_v2.0, whole genome shotgun sequence genomic window, AGTCCTattgagggtgatgcagcggccaaggacgaGGAAGACGGTGTGCTtcacggcggcggtggagctctaGTGACAGAGAGtcgcgagaggaggaagatgaaggaaAGGGGCAAGAATGAGGAAAggcagtttgaccatatttataaggAAAGGTAACAGATGggtgcgaaaaacgaggaggccaaaaaacatggttatccagctgctcgggcgcctcgattctcgggacggCTATtcagataaagatccgttgagatataTTGGATATTTGTGAATTAATGAcaggtgacatcatggcgggttattgCAATtccaggagatgacgtcatggcgggttatgaatTCTCGCACAGATAAAGAAGGgaggatttttctaagtgttgaagattgacatgaaccagttcaaatcaacctgaggcctaatgttggggatatataaCTACCGCCCAGGGGAGgatgggttatacctatggcgattcatcatatgaagcccacgaggatattgaagatggcggttcaagataagggcccaaggcccaagggcgacttaaggcccgtagaaatAAACCGCCTTATGtataagacttgtattgtaaggcatgtatagatagtcaccgagccggacacgttgtctatgagccggccgggattccGAGAGCCgttgggcgtcaacccgtgtatataaagggacgacctagcggcggttcagggcaagaaacaacagatcgaaagttaggtcaagcatattcgctccctggtaatcgagacataagcaataccatctcaaactagattaggcctttaccttcaccgcaaggggccgaaccagtataaactcccgtatcctttgtcccgtttaacccctttaacctaacctagttgcgatggctccacgactaagtccttttgctaggacatctcccgtttggactctgtttgatattcctttcctgtaaaactcaaaaataaggggaaaaaacaaaaactggcactgggctctagattaatagattagttccaaaaataatataaaatagcatattaatgcatatgaaacatccaaaatagataatataatagcatggaataataaaaatagATATGTTGGGGACGTATCAGTCCATTCTTGTCTGGCCTGACCCACCATCCACCCACCCATCCCACCTCCCTCTCcccctttctctctctatctctctctccccaCCCACCCACCTATCCCACGAGTCCACCCATCCCACGGGCGACAGAGGCAAGAGAGGAGCTCCTACGCGTCGTGTGTTGTCGCTGCCGCGGCTGCAAAGGAGATCTCCCTTGACTCTCtattccaccaccaccagaagaagaGCTCTTGCGTGAGGCGCGCCCAGCCCCGCCTCACATCTTGCCGCCAGGCGCACATCAACGGCGATACCAAGATCCTCCCCATCGAGCGGCCGCTCCGCTTGCCCGACTTCGCAGTGTGCCGGCTCCACCTGTTTCGCGCCACGCCGGATCTGGCGGCTTGTCGTGGGGCGAGTCCATGCCCATACTTAGGGTTTTCCTCTTCCCTGTGCTCGGTCTCCCCGCCGACACTGCTGCCCAAGCAGGAGCAGTGGGAGTGGTCCCTCGACCTCAAGTCCGTCAACCCGCCTCATCCATAGGTTATGCCGCCGCCGCAGCTATGGCAGCCGCTATGGATGCGCTACCTCGAGGAGCTCATGGCACTCCTCCGCAGGAGTCGTGTTAATTCCTCtttgtgtgttcgcacacgaacacgtcaccgtgtacctccaacgccgagggtgatgcaccgcaactcacgtcgaaggagacccgtccggacgcACGATACACAATTcagcgggtgcttttgaggacccgaaaccccacgcgcccggagGGACCCCTTCTGgatgcgcggcggctatgggctgccctaggtcaattcgctcgcccctagagcctcgaggatcgttgcccttcaacacgaagaacaaacgaagaacgagagagaaagaacaagggagagatgtaaaaaAAAGTAGGGTAAaatgtagtatattgatttgttgattgtgtgttgttcaatcgacgGTCACCTCTCATatatttatgaggcggctggacttcgcgTACAAGAAAAGAACTAAAAAATCCGTCCAAAACGTCAAAAACCCCAACCTAATTCGGACAGGAATCTTTGATAATTTTTCGGATCAACTTGGAGCCACCGAGTGGTTTGCTTTCGTCCCACTGAGTTAACGTGGCTGACCTTTTATAATCTTCTATATCTAACTTGGTCTCACCGAGtcaaatcaactcggtcggtccgaaatggTTCTGCAGCTTCTGTTCCTGACCTTATTTTGCCTTTACatgttgcatacgacctcggattaagacaCTTTTTATATCAAACTCAACCGTTTCAACGAGACGCATAACGTTCATGTTGAAACATTTTCCATCAGAGGCCATATTAATTGAGTTTCATgtcattctttaatctggtgtcagcatgagcatctctgaacttgtcataacttttgcatccgagttctgttttagaccatcttcatatccgttttgatcttctcgaagagagccatTCCATGGTGACTTTCAGTCATAAGTTTGAATTAGCTTGACATAGCTTTTAGCAACTTTTACGATTGTGTCACTTTTAAGTGTCAACATTGTGGAACGACGATCTCCTTTTTCGCGTATCTCCTTGTCCGCCCGTGTGTGTGTCCAAATGGGTAGCACCATTGAGTGCACCGGCTGGAGACGCATGTTTGCCCGTCCACGAAGCGACCCACACACAAAAAACGAACATCTTTCGTGTCCGTTTGGGTCTCGCGGTTGGAGTTGCCCTTACGTTTGCGTCGTTTCTCCTCGTGGTCGTGCAGTGCAGAAGTCACAGTGTTTTTTGTGAGCTCCGTAATTCATGTTGTGCGAGTGTATATCGTGGTTATGCAGGCGCAACGACTGCTGTGCCACAATCCACATGACCCGTGCCGCACGCCGCACGCCGCACGCCGCACGTACGCCTTCCTACCTTGGCCGCGCCTATATAGCGCTTCATTCTGTTGTATCAGTCTGATCCCTACACGGGTATACACGGACTTCTCATTGATTGACTCTGTGCCATCCGCAGGCTCGTCtcgcaccgcgtacccctggcgccATGCAATCCCTCGGGCATCCCACCTCTGCGTCGGAACTGAGGGCGCTCGCCTGGACGACGCTCCTTGTTCCGATGTGCGCGGTCTACGCGCGCTCCGCCTGCCGCCGCCTCCGTCCGGGCTGGCCCCGCCTCGCCGCAATCCTCCCGACGCTCCCCGTCTTCATCTACCTGCCGTGCTTGTTCAACTCCTACCACCTCCGCCTCTTCTCAACCTTCTTCCACACCTGGCTCGCCGCCAACAAGCTCGTCCTCCTCGCGTTCGACCTCGGCCCGCTCAAGCCATCCCTGCCCCTCCTCCCATTTCTCCTCTGCACCGGCCTGCCCATCAGGCTCCGCGAAGGTCCACAGCCTACCAGCCATTCTGCGTCGCCGGGACCGTCCGTCGCCGATTTCCTTGTCCCCTGCGGCCGCAGCGTTCTCTTCCTCACCGGCCTCGCCCTGCTCTTTCCACACACTGGTTCGCTCCCTCTCTACGTCGTCCACTACCTCTACTGCGCACAGATCTTTCTCACGCTCGATCTCGTCTTCTCTTCCGTCGGCCTCGTCGCCGCTGCCGTGCTGGGCTCGGCCATGGAGAGGCAGTTCAGAGCGCCGCTCGTCGTCGCGTCGGTTAACGATTTCTGGGGCCGGCAGTGGAACCTGATGGCGGTGGACCTCCTCCGAGCGTCGGCGTACAAGCCGGTAAGAGACCGGTGGGGCCGGGACGCCGGCGTGCTGGCCGCGTTCCTCATGTCGGGCGTCCTCCACGAGCTGCTCTACTGGTACATGACGCTGGAGCCGCCCACGGGCGAGATGCTGCTCTTCTTCACGCTCCAGGCCGCTTTCCACGTCGCCGAGCGGTGGGCGAGGGTTGCCGGGCTGTGGCGACCGCCCAAGCCGGCGGCGTACCTTATTGGCACCACCTTTATGGTCGTCACCATATCGGAGCTCTTCTTCGGGCCGTTCATCAGAGCCGGCATAGACGTGCGTATGATTCAGGAGGCCGCCGACGCGGTGGGGTTGGTTAGGGCCGTCGCTAAGCGTCTCATCGTCCGTCTATTTGGGGATGCTTCGAGTTAGAGACAGAAGAGTAACATTCAGCTGTCAGGATATTTCGGGCTTTTCATACTAGGTATAATCTGTGGCCGCTATGCTTGCTTGGTTTCTTCTATTTTCCTGATTCTACTTCTTCCAAACAAGTTAAGGAAAGGTTTAGTATTGTTGTTAGTGAGGGTTCGACGAACATTAGGGAGATTGAAGATGAATTGAACGTGTACTGTACTTTATTTCTCCCTGGAGATGTAACCTCTTCCTATTGGTCCAAATAAGTATGTCatgcatttcttttttttaaaagaCAAAACACTTTATTCTTTTGAAACAACAAGTACATCCTTTGTGAGAAAGCTTACAATTTTGTCTAAAGGCTCCTCAAACCAATCAAGAGGCGGATGAAATCTAGCCAGTCTAGCGAGCTCATGAGCGACCATATTCGCTTCTCTATTACAAATGCTCAAACGAAGAAATAGGAAAATCACAGGCAAAATGATAACAGTCGTCAAAATCCATTGCCGTCGCCCCCGCAGATTGTCCTTCATTCTTCTTGGTGTCAATAACCTTCAAATTGTCCGAGTCAATGACGAGACGATTGCATGGCGTCCTTTGTGTGATAGACAGAATCTGAGGGCCAAAGGttcagtcattgatccatcagcacacaaatcgaccccccccccccaacccgcaGTGAATTGGACTTTGTCATCCCCCAAGACTGCTCTGGCAGTGCCCCTAAGGAGGTTTTGATCAAAAGATGCGTCAACATTAAGTTTGACAAAGCCACTAGGGGGCTGGTCCAACCCCAATTTATCATAGTAGCCTTAGGAGAAGAAGCaattacaaagttagtcataagcgCGTGAATAGAGATGTGGAGGTCATTCTGAACTTTCTCCTCATGGACCAGTTTACGACGTTTCCACCCCAGATATCTAGCAGTAATGACTATGATCTACCGAAAATTCTCCACAATGTATAAATACTGCTCTCGTAAAAGAAGTAGGAATCTGGAACTACCTCCCCACCACGATCAACTTCGCAAGCTCTATTAATGAGTTCGTCCATCCCCAACCTCCTCCAAACTTCTGTTGCTTTATTATAGAGAAATAACACGTGTTTTGTATCTTCTTGACCAGGGATGCAACACAGACTTTGAGGTGAGACATTCAGGTGTCTATTAGCAAGCATAACATAACACGACAGTGTACCATGCAACGTACGCCAAATAAAGATCTTAACCTTTGCAGGGCACGAGAGCTTCCAGATACCAAATAGGATTAACAGTGGTTTGTCCCATTCCGTTAGTACATCTTAGTTTAGTTCCATGTTGATGATCCCATTCCACAAAAAAGGTTGGCCAAACCGAAAACAAACTATTTTTCGTAAAACTCCGAGCGATAAATCTTGCATTTCATGTAGAGGGAAAGGGGTAGTAAGGACCTGTTGTGCACTAATAGGACACAAAGGTTGTTTAACTAGATTGGCATTCCAATTATTAGAAGTCGGATGAATAAAGTCCACCACCCGGGATAACAAGTGCCCCCCTCTTGAAGTGACAACTTTTCTGGAAGCACAATATGAAATCCACGCATCCTCCCAAATATCAACTTTCTGACCATTTTCAACTCGCCAGATATAATTAACCATGCTTCAGAGAATTCACGCATGCCATGATACTTTGCCAAGTATAAGAAGGTCCTTTTTTTAACTTGGTTTTCAATAGATCGCCATTAGGAAGGTACTTCAATCTCAAAATAGTAGCACATAAAGAGTCATGTTCTCAAGAAGACACCATGCCTGTTTTGCCAACATCGCTAGATTGAAACAGCGGATATCCTGAAAACCCATCCCTCCTGGTGAATCTAGATAGAAAATGGAAAGGGTATGGGCTGCCTGTGTCATGCTGGCTAGGCTGGGCTTTGAGACTAGTAGTAAAAAAATTGTAGCGCTGGAGGCAAGGCTTTAAGACTGTTAAAGCCCCTTAGTAGATTCATCACTGCCTCCAACATATATTTTTCCCTTCAAACCACTTATTTTCTTGATAATACGATCTATCAGATATTGAAAACAATCAGTTTTATCCAACCACACATTGGCAGGCAAGCCTAAATATTTATCATTTAGGGCTTCTGTCATGATATTCAAAGTTACACACATTTGTTCTCTCTTCACTCCAATTAGGACTGAAAAAGATACTTGACTTACCAACACTTGCCAATTGCCCAGAAGCGGCACAATACGAATCCAGAATTGACTTCAAGTGTCTCAGCATTGTGCATATTAGCCCTTATGAGGATCAACGAGTCATCAACAAAGAGAAGTTTGGTGATAGGCCAGCATCTCTGCAAGCCTTCACTCCCAAGGTACTACCATTCTCCGCAGAGAGCAGTGATTCCCTCCGTACATAATAAAATAGATAGGGAGATAAATGGTCGCCCTGCTTAAACCTCTTGTTGGCTTGAAATTTTCACTTTCTTCCACATTAAAGTTAACCCGGTATTCAATAGTGGATACACATTGCATAATAAGATTTACTTAATTCTCTCAAAAGCCTAATTTCAGCATATTCTCTTTCAAGAAAGACCACTCAACCCGGTGAGAGAGAGTATCTCATATGTTTCCATAGGCTGTGGTGCTAGAGAAGTTGATAGGGGTTCTGTTTATTATGGGTTTAAGACGATGAAAACCACTCATGCTTCATTGTGTTTATCTCCTTGGACTGTCTCTCTTGGCTAAAGTTTATTTACAATAAGAAAAAAACTATGTTGGTGCGTAAGCCGATTTACGAAAAAGATGGGGTTAAAATGACCAATGTGTTTTTGTAACCGCTCAAACAGTAGGAGAGAGGCTAAAATGACCAATGTACCTTTGAACATACAAAATAACTGGTAAAAATGTGTGTTAAGCTGGGTCTTTGAGGATTTTCTCTCTTTGAAGGGCCATCAAAGCCGAGTGCACACACACCCAAGTTGCTCCGTGGTGTGGCCAAGACGAAACCTAAGTCGTTGCGAGGAGACCTCCTCCCAAGCGCATTAAGCTCCAGGTAAAGGAGCCATCTCTCACATGCCCCTACTTCATGGGCCGGTCCAACAACGGGGCAAGTGCTTGCTTCCCTGGTCGCTCGGTATGGTTGACCTCTCGCGGTTAACTGGTCCGCCTTGACCATTGACTTTTTGAGAAAAtacaaaaactaaaaaaatgagggattcaaaaaaaagttcaagCGTTCATGTTTACGGATTTGACAAAAATTCGCAGAATTGAAAAAAAATTCACATACTCAAAAAATTATTTGTGGatttgaaaaaaatcatggattgtaAAACTTTCATGCATTTTAAACGTTCATTAATTGCCAACAAGTTCGAGGCTAGGAAAGGTTtgcaatttttaaaaagttcacaaaaaatGAAAAACTTACCCAAAaatttatgaaatttggaaaaaggTCCACAAATTTAAGAAAAGTTCGCGGAATTGGAAAATGTTTTTGAATTTGAAAATAAATCACGAGTTTTAAaagataaaataaaacaaaaaaaggaaaaaggaaaggaaaacaaAAACCGAATAAAACCATTCCATAAAAAACAAAACGAAAAAATGGACTGAAGCTTCCAAAATCGGTCAGGAAGGTTCTGGAAGCTACCATAAACTGAAGAGATAGCTTCACTCCCATGCtgccttagggcatgtacaatggttctatcttaagaTTGCCACATAAgataatgatgaggtggaggagagatctctcataagaaaaggcttgtagcacaatatgtctcatcaCGTTTTTAGAAATAActaattattgaagataaggctaacagATGATTCATTATAGACAGTTTTTttatcatctctaaattacatgcaagacttaagatagacTATCTTATCAGTCATTGTATTAAACGATGGAAGTGTGTGTGTGTCGTCTACGAATAATGAAGAAACCGGCGGGCCGAACAGGATTTACCTTTTCATTTTTGTTGTGAGATTAAGATTTATCCTTTGTCGGACTCCCTCTATGTGACGCGTTCTGCGTCAAAATGCATGGGATCGCACATGGCGGCGTCCTACTGGGCCAACCCGCGTAGCGACACTATTAACCAGCGGGTAACTGCCCTTGTCAAAACATACAAGCGGCAACTATAGTGGTTCAGAATCGCACTGGTCTGGTTTACTATAGCAGTGTTTTGTAaaaacacgaacaatttttgaaaacatgtgaacatattttttaatAAAGCGAGCATTTTTCAAACATGGATATTTTTCGAAAGTTGTGAACAAATTTACAAACCAGGAACAATTTTTAATTGTGAATATTCTTTTGAAAAtataaatttaaaaaaatcaaatttctTTAAagtttgaacattttttcaaacttgattttttttcaaaatttgtgaacatttttaacaACCCAAACATTTGTTGGAAACCCTTTTTTTTAATTATGAAATCTTTTCGCCGACATCTATACCTAGTAATAAATGGGCTATTACTTCTGTTGGTACGTCATGGAAATTTCCTCCAAAGTTGCAAACTATTATCCACAAATGCCACCTATCAGTGAGACAAAACGTTTGACACAGGGCAATTCCCCGCCTAGGCAGCCCAAAGCACCGGCTCATGCTGCCTGCTTTctaattttttcaattttttttctgtttttgttttttctactttaaataatttggTACTTGAAAAATCAAACATTAAAAAAATGTGAAATTTGAAATAAAATTTGTAATAATTATAAAACGtttgtggattcaaaaaatgttcgtgatagAAAAATATTGGCTTATTCAATAATATTTAAATTTTTGAAAAGAAATGTTTGGGAAATCAAAACAAATTCTTGATTTTATAAAATAttcatgttttaaaaaatgttaatgaaattgaCCAAAATTCcctaattcaaaaaatattcatgaatggaAAAATATCCTAAAATGTCAAAAACAGTTCATGgcttacaaaatagtttattcattcataaaatgtCTGCTAATTCAAACAATGATCATGCATTTCATCATTAAATCAAATAAATGTTTGTTAAATCAAAACAATGTCCGTGAATTTCATAAATTGCTCCATcaatttccaaaaaatgttcatagATTCTAGAAATGTTCTCAGAGTCAGGAAAATTGTtataaaaatattcacaattttcaAAAGATGTTTGCAAGTAGTATAAAATGTGCATGAATTGAAAAAAAATCTTAATTTTGGAAAATGTTTGAAAAtttgtaaaaatgttcatgatttcaagtaTGAGCAtgagtttaaaaaaatgttgataatttcaaaaattgttcatgactTCACGAAATTGAGACTGATAGTGTATCTCAATGATGCAGCAAAATGTGGTCATGGCCATCGGATATTATGATATATTTTTCGTTTCTTCCATTGCAATGCTCGGGCACTTTTGCTAGTATTAAAAAATTTAAATACAATTTGTCAACAAGAACAATTTTTGAAAGGTGCACTATTTTCAAATTCCCAACTATTTTATGAAAATGTGAAGAGTTTTTGAATGTATGAAGAATATTTGAATACGTGAGTTTTTTTTCAAATGCGGACATTTTTCTTTGAAATTtctggaaaaaaaacagaaacttgaaTATATTTTATAACttcaaacatatattttaaattcGAACATTTGTTGATACACTTGTTATCTTGTGTTAGCCTTTTTATCTGGGTTGTACTACTTTTATATGTATTTGATATGTTGCAGAATATGTTGGATGTGTGCGTCCATAGATGCAGAAGCGAGGGATATACCCTCTCGTTTTATCGAGGAAAAAACATAAAAAATGAATCACTCCTTACTGCATGTGTTTTTCCTACTATTCGTTGCTCCTATGTTTGATGACATTTATTTGGCGGAATTGGCACACCCAACCTAGTTCAAAGGATCATTTCCACTCCTTAAGGAAACGATCATCTCATTGAAATTGCGAGAAGAAGGCTAAAAGTTTCATGTGTACCCTCATTCAGAAACCGTGAGCTTATGTTTCTCGACTTAGTCATTACAATAGTGAGCACACATCCGACAACCTTGTTGTCCTATAATCATGTCTAGGTTTTGTTGGCCTACCCTGAGACCGCCACCCATCTTGACCTTTGATGTCACCTTTTGCTCCCACGATTTGGTGCATGATGCTTTTCTTGGTTGATCTTTGGCACACCCCCTGCCGTCAAGCCTATTAACTATGATAACATTATTTTGCGTCATGATTGGTGGGCTACATTTTCTAGTGCAACTCAAAACCCCTCGGTCTAGTTTGTTCATTGGAGTGACTAGAAATATTATGTGGCACATCTGTGAAAAGAACTAAATAAATCGATCCCCCAAGGAGATCATTCCTCCACTCTCCAAGTCACCGTGGCGAAAGACTTGATTGACCTTTGGTGGTTGTGTTGTTTTCACCATATTTTTCGTTTTTTTGTTCTTTCACTCTATTTATTCTCTTCCTGGGGTGCCTATACACAAAGTGGTTTATTATTTAACCGAATGACAATGCTCCTGCCTTCTTTCATAAAGAACACATATTCCACTATATTCCTAGATAATATTGGGTTGGACAACATAAGGCTTTCACTAGACACTCGTTTTTGTACTCTAAATTTGAATTAATGGATCATGCATGGTGCATGGTGGGTCGTCTGTGAAGTACTTTCATTTCAAACAAGGCAACCATAATTAAATTCATGTAGAATGCAAAATTTTGATTTGATGCTACTATCAAAACATTTCTAGATTGAACTAATGATATTTAAAACTATAACCAAGCAAAAACACCACAGATATATTTGTCAGAGTATCATGCCTTTATGGGTTTTTCACTAACAAAATCATTCAAATGAGGTCAATGTCGCACAACAATAGTGTAAAAATTAATTGAAAAATGGTTGAACATGAGGGGCACTAAATATATGATTTGTTACCTTACATGTCCATTTTCATTTAAATAATCTTCAATATATTTGTTTGGACAATAGTCCAATCTATAGGAATTTTCCCTCGTGGATTACATCGTTTTTGTGAGCGCAATCTATAGAAATATATTCTAAGATTAAATTGCACTACATTCATGGAATTTGTTTAATTGACTCCTAGTCTCTTAACTTTTGTACAATCTATAT contains:
- the LOC119281361 gene encoding probable long-chain-alcohol O-fatty-acyltransferase 5 → MQSLGHPTSASELRALAWTTLLVPMCAVYARSACRRLRPGWPRLAAILPTLPVFIYLPCLFNSYHLRLFSTFFHTWLAANKLVLLAFDLGPLKPSLPLLPFLLCTGLPIRLREGPQPTSHSASPGPSVADFLVPCGRSVLFLTGLALLFPHTGSLPLYVVHYLYCAQIFLTLDLVFSSVGLVAAAVLGSAMERQFRAPLVVASVNDFWGRQWNLMAVDLLRASAYKPVRDRWGRDAGVLAAFLMSGVLHELLYWYMTLEPPTGEMLLFFTLQAAFHVAERWARVAGLWRPPKPAAYLIGTTFMVVTISELFFGPFIRAGIDVRMIQEAADAVGLVRAVAKRLIVRLFGDASS